Proteins from a genomic interval of bacterium:
- the dxr gene encoding 1-deoxy-D-xylulose-5-phosphate reductoisomerase has translation VKERASEWKVLGIACRNNKDMFAEQIQEFKPEFAYIQDIDNGYENRFKSTKFFYGEDGLEELVSVDNIDLVVYAIPGISTLNAFIYSIKKGQKVGLATKEIMVTAGPIVNELIKKHNGEILPIDSEHNAIFQALMGEDENNVSNIYLTASGGPFRGKNIDNPTVEQVLSHPVWNMGKKITVDSATMFNKAFELIEAHYLFSISPEKLNVLIHPEALIHGMVELLDGTIKGIFSMPDMKYPITFIMDYPNRQTSKWEKIDFNRFSSLTLEPANRNAKWFSLAIEAIEKKGSFPVVFNSANEEAVEGFLKGKIQFKDIISITEQVLSTHSYKENVTIKEIFEIDIWAKNKVNKLMEK, from the coding sequence AGTCAAAGAACGGGCTTCTGAATGGAAAGTTTTAGGCATTGCTTGCCGTAACAATAAAGATATGTTTGCTGAACAGATACAAGAGTTCAAGCCAGAATTTGCTTATATTCAAGATATAGATAACGGCTATGAAAACAGGTTCAAAAGTACAAAGTTTTTTTACGGCGAAGACGGTCTTGAAGAACTTGTTTCAGTTGATAATATAGATTTAGTTGTATATGCGATACCGGGCATTAGCACTCTCAACGCTTTTATATATTCAATAAAAAAAGGACAAAAGGTTGGTCTGGCTACAAAAGAAATTATGGTAACTGCTGGACCTATTGTAAATGAACTTATAAAAAAACATAATGGGGAAATCCTACCTATAGATAGCGAGCATAACGCAATATTCCAAGCACTTATGGGCGAAGATGAAAATAATGTTAGCAATATTTATCTTACTGCTTCGGGCGGACCGTTTAGAGGTAAAAACATCGATAACCCAACGGTAGAACAGGTCCTTTCTCATCCTGTGTGGAATATGGGAAAAAAAATCACGGTAGATTCTGCTACAATGTTTAACAAAGCGTTTGAGTTGATAGAAGCCCACTACTTGTTTTCTATATCACCAGAAAAACTAAATGTTCTTATACACCCTGAAGCTCTTATACACGGTATGGTTGAACTGTTAGACGGGACTATTAAAGGTATCTTTTCAATGCCAGATATGAAATATCCTATAACTTTTATAATGGATTACCCTAATAGACAGACATCAAAATGGGAAAAAATTGATTTCAATAGGTTCAGTAGTTTAACTCTTGAGCCTGCAAATAGAAATGCAAAATGGTTTTCTTTAGCAATCGAAGCAATAGAAAAAAAAGGTTCTTTTCCAGTAGTCTTTAATAGCGCTAACGAAGAAGCAGTAGAAGGTTTTCTTAAAGGAAAGATTCAGTTTAAAGATATTATCAGTATAACTGAACAGGTTTTATCTACCCACTCTTATAAAGAAAATGTTACCATTAA